The Aneurinibacillus migulanus genome contains the following window.
TGGCGTGCTGGCCCATATCGGTGACAGTCGGATTTACCGCTATAACCAGAGTGGTCTACAGCAGATTACGAACGATCATACGTTGGTTAATGAATTGTTGCGTAGCCACCAGATTACGCAGGATGAAGCGGCCAATCATCCGCGCCGCAATATTTTAACGCGCGCGCTCGGTACTGATAGAAAGGTAAAAGCCGACTTCAGTGTAATGCACTGGGATACTGACGATATTCTGCTGCTTTGCTCGGATGGTCTTTCGGGTAAAATCAGCAGTGATGCAATGACAGCAGTACTTGCGGACGGTTCCCTAGAGGAGATGGCGGACGAGCTGATTGCTAAAGCGCTACATGCAGGAGGAGAAGATAACATTACTGTCATCTTGCTGCGCAATCAGTCGGAGGTCAGAGTATGAAAGGGGGAGCCAGCAGATGAATGGAAAGCGAATTGGCGGCCGCTATGATATTGAGCAGCAGATTGGGGAAGGCGGCATGGCTATTGTCTACCGTGCGCGAGATACATTGCTGAATCGTACGGTAGCTTTGAAAGTGCTGCGTTCCCAATTCGGCAACGATGACGATTTCGTCGCCCGTTTTCATAGAGAGGCTCAGGCAGCGGCTAGTTTATCCCATCCGAATGTGGTAAATATTTATGATATTGGCCAGGAAGATGAGATGTACTACATTGTAATGGAGTATATCGAAGGGATGACGCTCAAGCAGTATATTAATGAACACGCGCCGCTCGATATGAAAAAAGCTGTGGATATTGGGATGCAGATTTGCGATGCGCTTGATCATGCGCATCAAAATGAACTGATTCACCGTGATATTAAACCACATAATATCTTGATTAATAAATATGGACGGATTAAGGTAACCGACTTCGGCATTGCCCGGGCGGTATCATCCGTTACAATTACACACACCGGTTCCGTGCTCGGCTCTGTGCATTATTTCTCGCCGGAGCAAGCGAAAGGAATTGCGGCTGGAGTTAAATCGGATTTGTATTCACTTGGTGTTGTGTTATACGAGATGCTTACTGGGGAGTTGCCATTTTCCGGCGATTCGCCGATTAGTGTAGCATTGAAGCATTTGCAAGAGTCGTATGTGGCGCCACGTAAACTTCGGCCAGAAATTCCGCAGAGCCTGGAGAACGTGATTATCCGCGCAATGGCCAAAGAACCAATGTATCGATATGAATCGGCGCGTGAAATGCTAGAAGATTTACAGACATCACTTTCACCGGAACGCCGTAATGAGGCGCTATATTTGCTTCCGGAAAAGTATGGTGAAGAGGAAGAAGATCCGGAGATTACCCGCGTCATTCCGGCGATTAAACCGGAAATGATGCGTAAACGCAACTGGGATGAAGAAGCCGTATCAGCAAAAGAAACAATTGAGGTGGCAGAAAAGCCAGCCGTAGAGAAAGAAGAATTCGAGACGGAAGACAAGCAAACGAAACGCCTTCCCGTTAAAAAAGCGGCAGGTTGGACCGCAGGAGTTTTCTTGTTTTTAGCTTTGGTTGGGGTTGCCATTTTCTACGGGAATTCATTGTTTAAGGTTCCGGATGTCACAGTGCCTTCCGTGCAGAACATGTCGCTGGAAGAGGCGCGTAAAACGCTGGAAGGAGTAAATCTTGAGCCTGTTATTCAGAAGCAGCCTAGTGAAGACGTGGCACCTGACCATGTGATTAAGCAGACCCCGGCAGCAAACATGCCGGTAAAGGAAAATTCGCAAGTGCAACTGATTGTTAGTGAAGGAAAGCCAAAAGGAACCATGCCGAATTTCGTCGGAAAGAATATCTCTGATGTGGAAAGCCAACTGAGTGGCAAATATAAAGATTATAAAATCCAAAAAGAGATAAATGACAGCCAGCCGCCCGGTACGATTCTTAGGCAAGAGCCATTAGCCGGGCAAGAAATCGTGGCCTCCGATACGCAGGTTACATTGGTCGTAAGCGAAGGCCAGGAGAAAACAAGAGTACCAGCCCTGAAAGGTTTGACAGAAGAAGAAGCGAAGGCCAGACTCGAAGAAGCTGGGCTGAAGGTGCAGGTAAAAACGAAACAGAGTTATGAACCTAAGGGCACGGTCATCGACCAATCGCGTCGCGCTGATAATGAAGTGGAGAGGGGCTTGTATGTTCGCATTACGGTGAGTGACGGAAGCCTTCCTGGAGAGTCACGTCAGGTAGAAGAGCCGGTTGACGTTTATCTGAATCCGGGTGAACGGGCCGCGATTGAGATTAAAGTAACGGATGCTGCTGGGCAAGATAAAACGGTGCATACTTCCGTGATCGAACAGAGTATGAAGTTCAAAGTTAAGGTTGTTGTCACGCCTTCTCAGGATGCCCGTATTCAGGTGTACAAGGATGGGCAGCTCTATGAAGAAAAGGAAGTCAAATATAGTGATGTTCCATAACATGGGAGGGGTCTCATGCCGCAGGGCCGTATTGTAAAAGCACTAGCCGGCTATTATTATGTGCAGGATGGCGATACGCTCTGGCAATGCCGGGCTAGAGGAGTGTTTCGCAAAAAAGGCATCACTCCGCTGGTTGGAGACGAAGTAACGTTTGAAACGAATGGGACGGAAGGTACGGTGACCGAGGTATCGGCGCGGACGAGCGAG
Protein-coding sequences here:
- a CDS encoding Stp1/IreP family PP2C-type Ser/Thr phosphatase, which translates into the protein MESAIQTHIGCVRQTNEDSGRIQRYDNGWILAIVADGMGGHQAGDVASQMAVDIICDSLKEVEKDITPNGLQQRLSDAIQRANERILAYAQEHEECRGMGTTVVIALMNEHLGVLAHIGDSRIYRYNQSGLQQITNDHTLVNELLRSHQITQDEAANHPRRNILTRALGTDRKVKADFSVMHWDTDDILLLCSDGLSGKISSDAMTAVLADGSLEEMADELIAKALHAGGEDNITVILLRNQSEVRV
- the pknB gene encoding Stk1 family PASTA domain-containing Ser/Thr kinase, with amino-acid sequence MNGKRIGGRYDIEQQIGEGGMAIVYRARDTLLNRTVALKVLRSQFGNDDDFVARFHREAQAAASLSHPNVVNIYDIGQEDEMYYIVMEYIEGMTLKQYINEHAPLDMKKAVDIGMQICDALDHAHQNELIHRDIKPHNILINKYGRIKVTDFGIARAVSSVTITHTGSVLGSVHYFSPEQAKGIAAGVKSDLYSLGVVLYEMLTGELPFSGDSPISVALKHLQESYVAPRKLRPEIPQSLENVIIRAMAKEPMYRYESAREMLEDLQTSLSPERRNEALYLLPEKYGEEEEDPEITRVIPAIKPEMMRKRNWDEEAVSAKETIEVAEKPAVEKEEFETEDKQTKRLPVKKAAGWTAGVFLFLALVGVAIFYGNSLFKVPDVTVPSVQNMSLEEARKTLEGVNLEPVIQKQPSEDVAPDHVIKQTPAANMPVKENSQVQLIVSEGKPKGTMPNFVGKNISDVESQLSGKYKDYKIQKEINDSQPPGTILRQEPLAGQEIVASDTQVTLVVSEGQEKTRVPALKGLTEEEAKARLEEAGLKVQVKTKQSYEPKGTVIDQSRRADNEVERGLYVRITVSDGSLPGESRQVEEPVDVYLNPGERAAIEIKVTDAAGQDKTVHTSVIEQSMKFKVKVVVTPSQDARIQVYKDGQLYEEKEVKYSDVP